The Algoriphagus sp. TR-M9 genome has a window encoding:
- a CDS encoding 1-deoxy-D-xylulose-5-phosphate reductoisomerase, translating to MTEPKRVAILGSTGSIGTQTLEVIRQHPEDFIVEVLTAQNNADLLIAQALEFVPNAVVIGNEELYGKVKEALIPQDIKVFAGTKAIAQVVEMDSIDVVLTALVGYSGLIPTVNAIKAGKQIALANKETMVVAGEIITALAKENRVNIYPVDSEHSAIFQCLVGEFHNPIEKIILTASGGPFRGKDKTFLETVTVEQALKHPNWDMGAKITIDSASLMNKGLEVIEAKWLFGLKTEQIDVIVHPQSIIHSLVQFEDGSLKAQLGLPDMRIPIQFALSFPDRLKSNFERFNFLDYPQLTFEQPDLKTFRNLQLAYDALAKGGNSPCVLNAANEIAVAAFLKKEVGFLQMSDLIGETLEKAEFIAHPKLEDYVETDQRAREITKELITNKV from the coding sequence ATGACAGAACCTAAACGCGTAGCCATCCTAGGCAGCACCGGAAGTATTGGTACCCAAACCTTGGAGGTAATCCGTCAGCATCCTGAAGACTTCATCGTGGAGGTTCTCACTGCCCAAAATAATGCAGATTTGTTGATTGCTCAGGCATTGGAGTTTGTCCCCAATGCAGTTGTGATCGGTAATGAGGAGCTTTACGGGAAGGTGAAGGAAGCTTTGATCCCTCAGGACATCAAGGTTTTTGCGGGTACCAAAGCCATAGCCCAAGTGGTAGAGATGGACAGTATTGATGTGGTCTTGACGGCTTTGGTGGGCTATTCGGGTTTGATCCCTACTGTTAATGCGATCAAAGCAGGGAAGCAGATTGCCCTCGCCAATAAGGAAACCATGGTCGTAGCCGGTGAGATTATCACAGCTCTGGCCAAAGAAAATAGGGTGAATATCTATCCGGTAGATTCAGAACATTCGGCGATTTTTCAGTGCTTGGTAGGAGAATTTCATAATCCTATTGAGAAGATTATCCTTACTGCTTCAGGTGGTCCATTCCGTGGAAAGGATAAAACTTTTCTTGAAACGGTAACAGTGGAGCAAGCCCTGAAGCACCCCAATTGGGACATGGGAGCAAAAATCACCATTGACTCTGCTTCACTGATGAACAAAGGTCTGGAAGTGATAGAGGCGAAGTGGTTATTTGGACTGAAAACAGAGCAGATCGACGTGATCGTACATCCGCAGAGTATCATCCACTCTTTGGTACAGTTTGAGGATGGCTCCTTGAAGGCGCAACTTGGATTGCCGGATATGCGTATTCCCATTCAGTTTGCACTGAGCTTCCCAGACCGTCTGAAAAGTAACTTCGAAAGATTCAACTTTCTGGATTATCCGCAGCTCACTTTCGAGCAGCCTGATCTGAAGACATTCCGGAACCTACAACTGGCCTATGATGCCCTGGCAAAAGGAGGCAATTCACCCTGTGTACTCAATGCTGCGAATGAAATAGCTGTAGCGGCTTTCTTGAAAAAAGAGGTGGGATTTCTGCAAATGTCAGATCTGATTGGCGAAACTCTGGAAAAAGCTGAGTTTATTGCACATCCGAAATTGGAAGATTATGTGGAGACGGATCAGCGGGCTAGAGAAATTACAAAAGAACTAATAACGAATAAAGTATAA
- the rseP gene encoding RIP metalloprotease RseP, whose protein sequence is MDTLIMVGQLLLGLSILVGLHELGHLLTAKMFGMRVEKFSIGFPPKIAGFQYGETEYSIGAIPLGGFVKISGMVDESMDSEQMAGEPQPWEFRSKPAWQRLIVMLGGIIVNVITGIVIFVILVFNNGETYFSRDQVIENGIVAYEIGESIGLKTGDKILDINGEPYQSINDLSSGAALLSENGFYTVDRDGEIIKVAIPRGFINSFNNEDAMSNFLDIRYPFELQGVTKGGAAEMAGITADDQILAVNGRSINYINDIREVLADAAGKEVDVTLLTADQDTTHTMVDVSEDGMIGIEMAQTVEMVQRKYGFAEAVKKGTTRAFSVVIVNAKAMGKMFTGEVSTKNVSGPIGMAKIYGDTWNWSKFWTITGLISMILAFMNLLPIPALDGGHVIFLLYEMISGRAPSDRFLENAQKVGMVVLLALMVFAIGNDVLKLIMGD, encoded by the coding sequence ATGGATACCTTAATTATGGTGGGCCAATTACTCCTGGGATTATCAATCCTGGTGGGATTGCACGAGTTGGGTCACTTACTTACTGCCAAGATGTTTGGCATGAGAGTAGAAAAATTCTCAATCGGATTTCCTCCTAAAATCGCCGGTTTTCAATATGGAGAAACGGAATATTCTATTGGAGCGATTCCATTGGGAGGATTTGTAAAAATCTCGGGCATGGTAGATGAGTCCATGGATTCTGAACAGATGGCCGGAGAGCCACAGCCATGGGAGTTCCGCTCCAAGCCGGCATGGCAGCGCCTAATTGTGATGCTGGGAGGGATTATAGTCAACGTCATCACGGGGATTGTGATATTTGTAATCCTGGTTTTCAACAATGGTGAGACATATTTCTCCAGGGATCAGGTAATAGAAAACGGGATTGTAGCCTATGAAATCGGAGAATCTATAGGTCTGAAAACCGGTGATAAGATTTTGGACATCAATGGAGAGCCTTATCAGTCCATCAACGACCTCAGTTCTGGTGCTGCTTTGCTCAGCGAGAACGGGTTTTATACGGTAGATAGAGATGGGGAAATCATAAAAGTGGCAATCCCTAGAGGCTTCATCAACTCTTTTAATAATGAGGATGCGATGAGTAATTTCCTGGATATTCGATACCCTTTTGAGCTACAAGGGGTGACCAAAGGCGGAGCGGCCGAAATGGCTGGGATTACTGCTGATGACCAGATATTGGCCGTAAATGGCCGCTCCATCAATTACATCAATGACATCCGGGAGGTATTAGCCGATGCAGCGGGTAAGGAAGTTGACGTTACTTTGTTGACTGCAGATCAGGACACTACACACACCATGGTGGACGTATCAGAAGACGGTATGATCGGGATTGAAATGGCGCAGACTGTAGAGATGGTGCAGCGTAAGTATGGTTTTGCTGAAGCGGTGAAAAAAGGCACCACCAGAGCATTTTCTGTAGTGATCGTAAATGCCAAAGCCATGGGCAAGATGTTTACCGGTGAGGTTTCCACCAAAAATGTAAGCGGTCCTATCGGAATGGCGAAGATATACGGGGATACCTGGAACTGGTCCAAGTTCTGGACTATTACGGGATTGATCTCTATGATATTGGCATTTATGAACTTGCTTCCGATTCCTGCACTGGATGGAGGACATGTGATCTTTTTGCTTTATGAGATGATTTCCGGTCGAGCGCCGTCGGATAGATTCTTGGAAAATGCCCAGAAAGTGGGGATGGTGGTTTTGCTTGCCTTGATGGTTTTTGCTATTGGAAACGATGTGCTAAAGCTGATCATGGGGGATTAG
- a CDS encoding S1C family serine protease, which translates to MNNLIKTTGVSFLAGIAGAAAWSFLSFSEPVQPASFLPNSQQEVSFASQYEPPAPARTVPPISFVDASENSTESVVFIKNFSGTDPRRYSMFDYFFGGGGVPSQQVSTGSGVIISEDGYIVTNNHVIDRAETIEVVHKKQTYKATLVGTDKNTDIAVLKIEGENLPAIRKGNSRDLKIGEWVLAVGNPFNLTSTVTAGIVSAKERQINILGGDFPLESFIQTDAPINPGNSGGALVNVDGELVGINTAILSRTGSYTGYGFAVPVDIALKVANDLIQYGEVQKAIPGIEAVEITPELAEEMQINTLDGVIVTHVIKDGAAERAGLQRNDVITDLGDQRITGKGSFEEALSYYYPGDKLSVSFLRDGKPKMANLTLQNLEGGNGVIKREFYSSRILGAKLEAVNTIEKDKFGVDYGIKISGLTRGYLRELGLREGFILTQINRQPAQDPKQVGEYLEKYSGRLLLEGVASNGQPFLQSYTIR; encoded by the coding sequence ATGAACAATCTCATTAAAACTACTGGAGTTTCATTTTTAGCCGGAATAGCCGGTGCTGCTGCTTGGTCATTTCTTTCCTTTTCGGAACCAGTCCAGCCTGCCAGTTTCCTTCCCAATTCACAACAAGAAGTAAGCTTTGCCTCCCAGTATGAACCTCCTGCCCCTGCACGTACTGTCCCACCCATTTCCTTTGTAGACGCTTCGGAAAACAGCACTGAATCGGTAGTTTTTATCAAAAACTTCTCAGGTACTGACCCACGGCGGTACAGTATGTTTGACTACTTCTTTGGCGGAGGCGGTGTTCCATCTCAGCAGGTCAGCACCGGCTCGGGCGTTATCATCTCAGAAGATGGGTACATAGTGACCAACAATCACGTCATAGACCGAGCAGAGACCATAGAGGTAGTACACAAAAAGCAAACCTACAAAGCCACCTTAGTCGGCACAGATAAAAATACTGACATCGCTGTTTTGAAAATAGAGGGGGAAAATCTGCCTGCCATCCGGAAGGGCAACAGCCGTGATCTGAAAATCGGTGAATGGGTCCTCGCGGTAGGAAATCCTTTTAACTTAACCTCTACCGTGACTGCAGGGATAGTTTCAGCAAAAGAAAGGCAAATCAATATCCTAGGCGGTGACTTCCCACTAGAGAGCTTTATTCAGACAGATGCTCCTATTAACCCTGGTAACTCAGGAGGGGCACTGGTAAATGTGGATGGGGAATTAGTAGGAATTAACACGGCAATTCTTTCCCGAACAGGATCCTATACCGGTTATGGATTTGCTGTGCCCGTGGATATTGCTTTAAAAGTAGCCAATGACCTGATCCAATACGGAGAGGTACAAAAGGCCATTCCGGGAATAGAAGCCGTAGAAATCACCCCAGAACTGGCTGAGGAAATGCAAATCAACACCCTAGATGGTGTAATCGTCACCCATGTTATCAAAGATGGGGCTGCAGAAAGAGCAGGGCTGCAACGCAACGACGTAATCACGGACCTAGGCGATCAAAGGATCACTGGAAAGGGAAGTTTTGAAGAAGCACTCTCCTACTATTACCCCGGAGATAAGCTATCAGTCAGCTTCCTCAGGGATGGTAAGCCCAAAATGGCCAATCTCACCTTGCAAAATCTTGAAGGTGGGAACGGGGTAATCAAAAGAGAATTTTACAGCTCAAGGATCCTCGGGGCCAAGCTTGAGGCAGTCAATACTATTGAAAAAGACAAATTTGGAGTCGATTACGGGATTAAAATATCCGGCTTGACCAGAGGTTATTTGAGGGAATTGGGTCTGAGAGAAGGTTTTATCCTTACACAAATCAATCGCCAACCCGCTCAAGATCCTAAGCAAGTTGGCGAATATTTAGAAAAGTACAGTGGCAGATTACTTTTAGAAGGTGTGGCATCTAACGGCCAGCCATTCCTCCAAAGCTATACGATCAGGTAA